The genomic region CACCTAGTAGAGCTAATGGTTTACTGTTCTCTGCTGCGATGGCAATAACTTCCGCTATTGGGCGGAACTCTTCCAAGGCCAAACCAATCACACGATCACTCATTACTGTGTTTGCAGTTTTACCGTGAACGTCAAAAAAGTCATAACCAGCGAAGTCACCAACCACACCTTGGAGTAAACGAGATTGAACCACTTCTCCAGCAGTAAACCAGCCTAAGTCGACCATATAACTGTTTTCACTCATGTCACCAATACCAACTAAAGCAACGTCAGCCTTTCGGGCTAGATCGAGTGTTTGCTTAACGGTGCTATTTTCCATGAATGCCGTTTTTTGTGCTTTATTCTCTGCATAAGCAGGCGCGTACAAGGTCTCGGAAGATCCGCCGTATTTTTTGGCTAGCTGCCTACATATATGGTCGGCATTAAACATACCGCCTCTTGGGTGAATACCGCCGATACCGCACACGAATTTGCAATCACGAGGCGTAATTACGCCAGTATGATGAGCAACAGAAGATACGTTACGCCCTTGCCCTACTGTTACCACCATCCCGTTTTTCAGTGTACTGGTTAGATAGTTAGACACTAAGCCTGCAACTTGGAGTCGCTGCTTCTCTTCGTTCGGTTGGTCTAATGCCACAAGTGCACGTTTCACACCAAAGCGCTCAATCAAGCGTTGTTCTATCTTGGCACTGAATACTGGGTGGTATTTCACGGTGATCTCAACAATGCCCTCATCTCGGGCTTGCTTGAGCATTCGACCAACCTTTGCACGAGAGATAGAGTACTTTTTAGAGATCTCTTCTTGTGTCGCGCCATCCTGATAATAAGCAACTGCCACTTCAGTGAGGAGATCAGTGTTTTCTTCGGAAACATCTTGGATATTCTTACTCATATACCACGCAACCTATATTTAACAATTATTTTACCTGCTTTGAGAACAAATGTTCGATGCATCAGCAAGTGATACACAAGTTTACACCGTGAACATATGTAACAACAAGGAACATTTGTTCACGGTGATGGCCTTGGTTTTATTGTTGATTAATTCACCACCCTATGCCCGTTAAACGTTTGCTTGCATACCCCATGATTACTAGAGCGAAATATATTTGACTGAAGTCACCATACAGGACTATTTACCGTTGACTTTGGTGCTAGAACGGATAAATATGGC from Vibrio gigantis harbors:
- a CDS encoding sugar-binding transcriptional regulator, with the translated sequence MSKNIQDVSEENTDLLTEVAVAYYQDGATQEEISKKYSISRAKVGRMLKQARDEGIVEITVKYHPVFSAKIEQRLIERFGVKRALVALDQPNEEKQRLQVAGLVSNYLTSTLKNGMVVTVGQGRNVSSVAHHTGVITPRDCKFVCGIGGIHPRGGMFNADHICRQLAKKYGGSSETLYAPAYAENKAQKTAFMENSTVKQTLDLARKADVALVGIGDMSENSYMVDLGWFTAGEVVQSRLLQGVVGDFAGYDFFDVHGKTANTVMSDRVIGLALEEFRPIAEVIAIAAENSKPLALLGALRTGVVDVIATSVSNALTVLNLDEQLSVNKHNGSEQ